One region of Micromonospora ureilytica genomic DNA includes:
- a CDS encoding MFS transporter, producing MPSTTVTAAPTAPGLFAPRLRAMTVGSVALISLLAFEALAVGTAMPTVARSLDGLALYGIAFGGPFATGVLAMVVSGIWCDARGPRGPMWHGVAWFVVGLLIAGTAPVMSVLVVGRVVQGFGSGLLSVALYVIVGHAYPQELHRRIFAAFAAAWVVPSLVGPAVAGLIVQYLGWRWVFLAVPAVAVPAVLLIHPGLRSLGRSAATRPPAGAAARIGWACGAAVSAALLHIGGQQRGATALVLVAFAVVGLLVCAPRLLPAGFLRAARGLPTVVGLRGLASAAFVGAEVVIPLMLSRERGLSPTAAGLVLTVGALAWSVGSWLQGRMPVPASRASLPRVGLSCITLGTATVALAVRPELPVVVAVVGWAIAGLGMGLLYPSLSVLTLELSAPGEQGRNSSSLQLSDSLFAATVLALTGAVLASGSAPGPASYATTLVVTAALALLGALLAGRVVVGGGVRPTG from the coding sequence ATGCCGAGCACAACCGTCACCGCCGCACCCACCGCACCCGGACTCTTCGCGCCGCGGCTGCGCGCGATGACGGTGGGCAGCGTCGCGTTGATCTCACTCCTCGCGTTCGAGGCGTTGGCGGTCGGTACGGCGATGCCGACAGTAGCCCGCAGCCTGGACGGGCTGGCGCTCTACGGGATCGCGTTCGGTGGCCCGTTCGCCACAGGTGTGCTGGCGATGGTGGTCTCCGGCATCTGGTGCGACGCCCGGGGTCCTCGTGGGCCGATGTGGCACGGCGTCGCCTGGTTCGTGGTCGGTTTGCTGATCGCCGGGACCGCCCCCGTGATGAGTGTGCTGGTCGTCGGGCGGGTCGTGCAGGGTTTCGGCTCCGGTCTGCTCTCGGTGGCGCTCTACGTGATCGTCGGGCACGCGTACCCGCAGGAACTGCACCGGCGGATCTTCGCGGCGTTCGCGGCGGCGTGGGTCGTACCGTCGCTGGTCGGGCCGGCGGTCGCCGGCTTGATCGTGCAGTACCTGGGCTGGCGGTGGGTCTTCCTGGCGGTGCCGGCGGTGGCGGTGCCGGCGGTGCTGCTGATCCATCCCGGCCTGCGGTCGCTGGGCCGAAGTGCGGCAACGAGGCCGCCGGCGGGTGCGGCTGCGCGGATCGGTTGGGCGTGCGGGGCCGCGGTGAGTGCCGCACTGCTGCACATCGGGGGTCAGCAGCGCGGCGCCACCGCCCTGGTGCTTGTCGCGTTCGCAGTGGTCGGTCTGCTGGTCTGCGCCCCGCGCCTGCTGCCGGCCGGGTTTCTCCGGGCGGCGCGAGGCTTGCCCACCGTCGTGGGGCTGCGTGGCCTGGCGTCGGCGGCCTTCGTCGGCGCCGAGGTGGTCATCCCGCTGATGCTCTCCCGGGAACGGGGCCTCTCGCCGACCGCGGCCGGGCTGGTCCTCACGGTCGGCGCGCTGGCGTGGTCGGTGGGCTCCTGGTTGCAGGGCCGGATGCCGGTGCCGGCGTCGCGGGCCAGTCTTCCGCGCGTCGGGCTGAGCTGCATCACGCTGGGCACCGCGACTGTCGCGCTGGCCGTCCGGCCCGAGCTGCCGGTGGTCGTCGCCGTGGTCGGTTGGGCGATCGCCGGTCTGGGGATGGGCCTGCTCTATCCGTCGTTGTCGGTGCTCACCCTGGAGTTGTCCGCACCGGGTGAGCAGGGCCGCAACAGCTCGTCACTGCAACTGAGCGACTCCCTCTTCGCGGCGACAGTGCTCGCGCTGACCGGGGCCGTTTTGGCGTCGGGAAGTGCGCCAGGCCCGGCCAGCTACGCGACGACGCTCGTGGTGACCGCCGCACTGGCGCTGCTCGGGGCGCTGCTGGCCGGACGTGTCGTGGTGGGCGGGGGTGTGCGACCGACCGGGTGA